A single genomic interval of Candidatus Hydrogenedentota bacterium harbors:
- a CDS encoding VWA domain-containing protein has product MDLTLGGSWIEWGARWGVASALAVLLLTALAGAWWWKRFLSRLSPLRRRGLLSLRVAVVALLVFLLFQPVLVRPIAVKSEQVVAVLHDDSRSMGVRDGSGRSRAERLKDALMSNSSSFDEALRSRFHVMEYAFGAGLRPIRAREELSREAPETRIVPAVLDAADELKHLELSAVVLLSDGAQQDPLDDEMRAALAASGVPVYAVGVGEEEWRDLALGEVALSRSFFDDAPARITAQFTATGLAGETVVAEVLQGGTLLASLERDLDGNDVDQQVQLDVVPGTRDWLEFTVRLRLKGGEANAVSREFVVDNNEASVLLDHRQKDFRILYFTGRPNWQYKFVRQALAGDPELRLSSLIRVSGAEKNFVFQGRDSSLGNPLFEGFKEEEELPRYDEAVFLRMGLAEGELSDGYPVTPEALYPFHFIIWSDIEADFFAPVQFRLTRDAVAERGASFLMLGGPHTLGNNSYAGSIIESMLPVMPGAAASSASLAAKVFASPEGFLTGIWALNAENQENDAAWAALPPLPGYDTLSSPRIGASVLATAEADVGTEPFPFLVQHRYGRGKSAVIATGETWPWHMQTGDDNSDHERLWRQLVRSLASTVPDPVSLSTGMEQIVAGSETLMSWIVRDKLFKPVEGASLTATVLGPEGEITVPLSERLDAPGTYEGAFTPAHPGKHGVVLEGTHADGESQTPVASALLVDSDTREARNARFDPALLQSIAQTTGGRYFPLAKLQDVARAITDADREHVSVERVPLWHHPAFYMLLALLLCLEWTLRRRWGQA; this is encoded by the coding sequence TTGGATCTTACTTTGGGTGGAAGCTGGATAGAATGGGGCGCGCGCTGGGGCGTGGCGTCGGCGCTTGCCGTGCTCCTGCTCACCGCCCTCGCGGGCGCATGGTGGTGGAAGCGGTTCCTTTCCCGCCTCTCCCCCCTGCGGCGTCGCGGTTTGCTGTCGCTGCGCGTGGCGGTTGTCGCCCTGCTCGTCTTCCTGCTTTTCCAGCCTGTGCTGGTGCGGCCCATTGCCGTCAAGTCGGAGCAGGTGGTTGCCGTGCTGCACGACGATTCACGCAGCATGGGCGTGCGCGATGGATCGGGCCGATCCCGGGCCGAACGATTGAAAGATGCCTTGATGTCGAATTCGAGCAGCTTTGATGAGGCCCTCCGCAGTCGGTTCCATGTGATGGAGTATGCCTTCGGCGCGGGCCTGCGCCCGATCCGCGCACGGGAAGAACTCTCACGAGAAGCGCCCGAAACCCGAATCGTCCCCGCCGTGCTCGATGCCGCCGATGAATTGAAGCATCTGGAATTATCCGCCGTGGTTCTGCTCTCCGACGGCGCCCAGCAGGATCCCCTGGACGATGAAATGCGCGCAGCCCTGGCGGCGTCGGGAGTACCGGTCTACGCGGTGGGCGTAGGAGAAGAGGAGTGGCGCGACCTCGCCCTGGGCGAAGTGGCCTTGAGCCGGAGTTTCTTCGACGATGCGCCCGCACGGATTACGGCTCAGTTCACCGCCACCGGCCTGGCGGGAGAAACCGTCGTGGCTGAAGTCCTGCAGGGCGGAACCCTTCTTGCCAGTTTGGAACGCGACCTTGACGGCAACGACGTGGATCAACAAGTGCAACTGGACGTGGTCCCCGGCACACGGGATTGGCTCGAGTTCACCGTGCGCCTTCGCTTGAAAGGCGGAGAAGCCAACGCGGTCTCCCGTGAGTTCGTAGTGGACAACAACGAAGCGTCCGTCCTGCTCGATCACCGTCAAAAGGATTTCCGAATCCTCTATTTCACGGGCCGCCCCAATTGGCAGTACAAGTTCGTGCGCCAAGCCCTGGCGGGCGATCCGGAATTGCGCCTGTCCAGCCTGATACGTGTCTCCGGTGCGGAGAAGAACTTTGTCTTCCAGGGTCGGGACAGCAGCCTGGGCAATCCCCTGTTTGAAGGCTTCAAGGAGGAGGAGGAACTGCCGCGCTACGACGAGGCGGTCTTCCTGCGCATGGGGCTCGCGGAAGGCGAACTGTCCGATGGCTATCCCGTGACGCCTGAAGCCCTCTATCCCTTTCACTTTATTATCTGGTCGGATATCGAAGCCGACTTCTTCGCGCCGGTCCAGTTCCGGCTTACCCGGGATGCCGTGGCGGAGCGGGGCGCATCCTTTCTCATGCTGGGCGGACCCCACACGTTGGGGAACAATAGCTACGCGGGATCCATCATCGAGTCCATGCTGCCCGTAATGCCGGGCGCCGCAGCGAGCAGCGCGTCATTGGCCGCAAAGGTCTTTGCAAGTCCCGAGGGATTCCTCACGGGAATCTGGGCGCTGAACGCGGAGAACCAGGAAAACGATGCGGCGTGGGCGGCCCTGCCCCCGCTGCCGGGCTACGATACATTGTCCTCCCCGCGCATCGGCGCTTCCGTGCTGGCCACCGCCGAGGCCGACGTGGGCACGGAGCCCTTTCCTTTTCTCGTGCAGCATCGCTATGGCCGCGGCAAGAGCGCGGTGATTGCCACGGGAGAGACGTGGCCATGGCACATGCAGACGGGGGACGACAACAGCGACCATGAGCGACTCTGGCGCCAGCTTGTTCGCTCTCTGGCCAGCACCGTTCCCGATCCCGTGAGTCTGTCTACGGGCATGGAGCAAATCGTAGCCGGCAGCGAGACGTTGATGTCCTGGATAGTAAGAGACAAACTCTTCAAGCCGGTGGAGGGCGCAAGCCTGACGGCCACGGTACTGGGACCGGAGGGTGAAATTACCGTGCCTCTGTCGGAACGCCTGGATGCCCCCGGAACCTATGAGGGAGCCTTCACCCCCGCCCATCCGGGCAAGCATGGTGTCGTCCTCGAAGGCACGCATGCGGACGGCGAATCACAGACTCCGGTGGCGTCGGCGCTGCTGGTCGATTCGGACACGCGCGAAGCCCGGAACGCGCGATTCGATCCCGCGCTCCTGCAGTCCATCGCGCAAACAACCGGCGGTCGTTACTTCCCGCTGGCGAAACTCCAGGACGTGGCGAGGGCCATTACAGATGCGGATCGTGAACACGTGAGCGTGGAGCGTGTGCCGCTGTGGCACCACCCCGCATTTTATATGCTTCTCGCACTCCTGCTCTGTCTGGAGTGGACACTGCGACGCCGCTGGGGGCAGGCATGA